From the Pirellulales bacterium genome, the window CTCTTGGTGCTGGAGACGGGCACTTGGTAGGCGACGTCGGCTCCGAGCGCTTCCTTGATCGCCAGCGTTTCGACGCGGTCGTTCACTTGCGTGCTGGTGCCGTGGGCGTTGATGTAATCGATATCGGCCGGGTTCCTTTGGGCGTCGCGCAGGGCCATTTTTATGCAGGTGATCGCACCGCGGCCTTCGGGGTGGGTATCCGTGATGCGGAAGGCGTCGGCGGTCGTGCCATATCCCAAGATTTCGCCGTAGATCGTCGCGCCGCGCTTCTTCGCGCGCTCGTACTCTTCCAGCACGACGATCGCGGCGCCTTCGCCCAGGATGAAACCGTCGCGATTAAGGTCGAATGGCCGCGAGGCCTTCTTCGGGTCGGCGTTATTTTCCGAAAGGGCCGTGAGCAGGTTGAAGCCCGTGACGCCAAAGGGATGGATCATGCTGTGAGCGCCGCCGGAGAGCATCACGTCGGCCTCGCCGCGGCGGATGATTTCCGTCGCTTCGCCGACTGCTTGGCTACTGGCGGCGCAGGCCGTGAGGCAGTTGAAATTCGGGCCTTCGGCACCGAAATGCGTGGCGACGTACGCCACCGGCATGTTTGGTTCTTGCTCAAGCTCGAGTTTGGGATCGAGCCGCTTGAGGCCTTCTTGGATGAACGCGGCCAAGTCGAGCTCGCCGTTCTTGAG encodes:
- a CDS encoding beta-ketoacyl-[acyl-carrier-protein] synthase family protein, giving the protein MRKRVVVTGMGVVTPLGCTVPELWANLKEGKSGVDYTTLFDASNFPTRISAEVRHWSLADSGEDPAPWEQRGRHTKFAIGAARQAVNDSGVLGTVDPDRFGVYLGAGEGQQDFYNFSHMMVAALKNGELDLAAFIQEGLKRLDPKLELEQEPNMPVAYVATHFGAEGPNFNCLTACAASSQAVGEATEIIRRGEADVMLSGGAHSMIHPFGVTGFNLLTALSENNADPKKASRPFDLNRDGFILGEGAAIVVLEEYERAKKRGATIYGEILGYGTTADAFRITDTHPEGRGAITCIKMALRDAQRNPADIDYINAHGTSTQVNDRVETLAIKEALGADVAYQVPVSSTKSMTGHLIAAAGATELIVSLMAMRDNVVPPTINYETPDPQCDLDYVPNVAREKMVRTILSNSFGFGGQNIALIAGAV